Proteins encoded by one window of Culicoides brevitarsis isolate CSIRO-B50_1 chromosome 2, AGI_CSIRO_Cbre_v1, whole genome shotgun sequence:
- the LOC134828404 gene encoding probable cytochrome P450 4aa1 — MISFFVYLVFLIVIFGQFLTPLKDYLTRVWIALHLPGPKTKFPFGNCFTLRDPDVLKKEFARGYSLYGTFGRIWLMFFPFFVILHPDDVQTVLATKKHTEKMFLYKFLHNFLGKGLITSERERWQWHRKYLQPYFHLGILEKFIENFEKCAKRGLIEEINDKNEAFNVTPIINKCVLNILNDIIDEACTMMLAGQDSTGSALAFLMYYLAENEDFQQKCFLEVEKIFKEKSFDESLTLTDLNNMRFLEMCIKETLRLQPSIIIYGRKLSEPVTLRNVTLPAGSDVFIIPYATHRIPEIYPEPEKFDPERFNVENSQNRSKFAFIPFSAGPRNCIGYQFAIMEMKVIMATILKDFRIKSVPGITKIEPSFRITVRARGGIWLKMEKRT; from the exons ATGATTTCATTTTTCGTGTATCTCGTCTTCCTCATTGTCatttttgggcaatttttGACACCGTTGAAGGATTACTTGACTCGCGTTTGGATCGCATTGCATCTTCCGGGACCAAAAACGAAATTTCCCTTCGGAAATTGTTTCACACTGCGAGATCCTGACGTTTTGAAGAAAGAATTCGCACGTGGTTACTCGTTGTACGGCACTTTTGGTCGAATCTGGTTGATGTTTTTCccgttttttgtcattttgcatCCGGATGACGTGCAAACGGTACTTGCGACGAAAAAACACacggaaaaaatgtttctgtataaatttttacacaacTTTTTGGGCAAAGGATTGATTACGAGTGAGCGCGAACGATGGCAATGGCACAGGAAATACTTGCAACCCTACTTCCATTTGGGAATTTTGgagaaattcattgaaaacttCGAAAAATGTGCGAAACGAGGTTTAATTGAAGAGATTAACGACAAAAATGAGGCTTTTAACGTCACTCCGATCATCAATAAATGCGTTTTGAACATcttaaatg ACATTATCGACGAAGCTTGCACGATGATGCTCGCAGGTCAGGACTCAACAGGCAGTGCTCTTGCTTTTCTCATGTACTATCTCGCCgaaaatgaagattttcaacaaaaatgctTCTTGGAAgtcgaaaaaatcttcaaagaaAAGTCTTTTGACGAGTCATTGACCTTAACTGACTTAAATAACATGCGATTTCTCGAGATGTGTATCAAG gaAACTCTCCGCTTACAACCAAGCATCATAATTTACGGAAGAAAGCTGTCAGAGCCTGTAACTCTTCGTAACGTGACTCTTCCAGCAGGCAGTGACGTCTTTATCATTCCTTATGCAACGCATCGTATTCCAGAAATTTATCCTGAGCCAGAAAAATTTGATCCCGAACGATTCAACGTTGAAAACTCCCAAAATCGAAGTAAATTTGCGTTTATTCCCTTCAGCGCGGGTCCTCGTAACTGCATTGGATACCAATTTGCGATTATGGAGATGAAAGTTATCATGGCAACAATACTCAAAGACTTTCGGATCAAGTCAGTGCCGGGCATAACGAAAATTGAACCATCATTTCGGATAACTGTGAGAGCGAGAGGCGGAATTTGgctgaaaatggaaaaaagaacatga